The genomic stretch aagcgtcgttctttctttccctgtcacctttctaggtcttcaaatcactacgcagcgttgaatactgtctcatatacgaagcatccatttcatctcgttcagaattagcgcatccgttatgtattgcagttactctgaatttttttccatccgaatacttttcgaaaaacaattccgctcctccacccaacgcagatgcttcacttgcgaccagctaaaacagcgtttcgattctatgcctatgaaaattcaagatcgagagagcaaatgaaaagtggttggaataattgtgaatactaatgttatggaatacatcaagcgcgcgtcgaatagaatcccatttcgaaatgaataattcttctcttttcatatcatagctaatctagtaatataggtaaataggatggttggaggtgttcgaaaatggtaggacatttcaaaagttaaagtcgacgatgatccggtgcatcaattttatcgttacggattttcttttcccatgaggcatagagtattcaacaacgataaggcagtccttaaaattcatcattcatctctgtctggaaagctaattcgcaaggcgtggtgttctattctatttgcatGATTAGAAAAAcacccgtactctacatacactgtttctaatcttttgctacatttggtttaatccccatgcttccacagcacgaatagtcggaaatgttcttgattatccataatacaatacaagaagtaacaaagcttaaatttattgtgaaagctctaatgaatacatcaaactgcggtcgaatcaattcatttattatttgcacatgacctctggatatttgataaattattcctcaatacattgaaacatacgtatttataatgaaatatcatgcaatgggctgtgtaaactataaactataatttctatcgaatagctgcttttatatcaacagggctttgagactcagttccgttcgtcctcctcctcggcaacctccgaccacctccaacaatcgccaaccacctcgaacaaccaccgataaccacctcgggttgtacctggaccagcaatcaatattttcagtataagaaaacatcgaaaacattacgtaaggattcatataatcacaggttttgttttttggctgtaactttcgatgcgttgatcgcagcgtatgGGAACTGCccccaatcgatttttctcgcaaaattaagtcggaatagtgcacggAAGAGTTAaatccagcacttttcaaattcgcgaaaattttcgcaaaaaatgcaaaggggttagccttactttttcttcatttttcgagtcgaaaatttttggtctcagattcgatttaaatgacccttacccgACTAAttagaccctcaggaactcagaaaacgcagcagaacgagcgtaggaccaagaggagagaaacggcggacaaaaaagcacctgctgaaaaaggtcgaaagttcaggttctcgttttttggctgtaacttttgatgcgtcgatcgcagcgtattgggactgcgcccaatcgatttctttcgcaaaattacgtcggaatagtgcacgaaagaggtcattccggcacttttcaaaatcgcaaaaattttcgcaaaaaatgcaaaggggttagccttactttttcttcatttttcgagccgaaaatttttggtctcagattcgagttaaatgacccttacccgACTAAttagaccctcaggaactcagaaaacgcagcagaacgagcgtaggaccaagaggagagaaacggcgagcaaaaaagcacctgctgaaaaaggtcgaaagttcaggttctcgttttttggctgtaacttttgatgcgtcgatcgcagcgtattgggactgcgcccaatcgatttgtctcgcaaaattacgttggaatagtgcacgaaagaattaattccagcacttttcaaaatcgcgaaaattttcgcaaaaaatgcaaaaggGTTTAATGGTTTaatggtttatttttcatcttttccataacaatatttgaaaacatcattgcaaaattaaaaagaaacagaGCCTTAATTTCAAAACCTTAGCCTAGTTCTATATTACTATTTAAGATCTAGGGATAAAAACTAGAACGGAGAATAGAACAGAGAAAGACGGCGAAGACAATGTCagaaaaaaagcgaaaaagaaaagaaaagtcaaGAAAGCAGAATAAAGCTAAGAAAGCAGCAACATAGAAACATAGAAACGTGGGAAACAGGAGGTGGAGAAGACTGGATGACGAGCCGCCATCAAAAGCGGCTCTCCTCTGTCCGGAAGAGATGTTGATACAGATCGTGCTTTAAAACCGCGAGCGTCGAGACAGACCTGAGCTCGGTAGGTAGAGAGTTCCAGTGTCGAGCGCCTCTGACCGTCAGGGAGTGACGAAAAGCCTCAGAATGCGGAAGGGGCAGCACAAGTTCACCCGGATTTCGCAACGTGGAGGTGGAAGCTGCAGGTGCACGAAGCGAGAATAATGCGGACAAGTATGCGGGTTGCCCCGTGCGCAAGATATTGAACACTGCAATCAAGAGGAGGAGGTACAATCGTCGGTCGTcggttagccttactttttcttcatttttcgagccgaaaatttttggtctcagattcgattcaaatgacccttatctgactaattagaccctcaggaactcagaaaacgcagcaaaaagagcgtgggaccaagAGGAGACAaacggcgagcaaaaaagcacctgctgaaaaatgtcgaaattccaggttctcgttttttggctgtaacttttgatgcgtcgatcgcagcgtattgggactgcgcccaatcgatttgtctcgcaaaattacgttggaatagtgcacgaaataatttattccagcactcttcaaaaccgcgaaaatttttgccaaaaatgcaaaggggtttgccttactttttcttcatattccgagccgaaaattttcggttttCGATAACCAAAGTAGATAAAGCTCTGAAACTTGTAGGATCAACGTATCTTATTATTACCGACTTACGCTCAAATGATGATCCAGATATTCTTCTAGGACGGATTCACTATGCTTATCGTCCTATggctttcatttttctcaagaAATATTTGTCATTTGAAAAGATCAAATCAGACTCACATCTCATAGAAGCTTTATGTTTGCTTTGTTCCGTAATGGactattaaaaattcaaaaaatggaaaaacagAAACATAAGCACATTTCTAATGGAATGAATGAAGCTGATATAGATAGCCTGTAACTAAATTAAAACTTCTCACATCTtatgaaatctgaaaaaatcaatgatAAGATAGTCTGTGATCCTATTTCGATAATATTAATtccaaaataattaatttttattctttatcatGTTACATGCTCATCACCCTGTCGCACTGACAATTCATTCTTTGTCTCTCTTATCTGGAAGTCTCTTTATTCCGCCAGACACCCTGTCCACACCTGACTATCATCTCCTTTGATACCCAGAACACTGAACTTGCACTTCGCTTTCTGCACTCACTCACGCTTCGCTTTGCTCATTCAACTTCACCTTCCATCTACCTTCCCGACTTTCCCTCTCGACACCAAGTACATGTTGTAATCAATAAATTACCAAGTATTATTTTAACTTGGAAACCCATATTTACTTTAAATGCCTCAATCATGAACCCTCGTCTCATCCCCAGTATCCGGAAAACAAATCTCTAGAAAAATATCGGTCCTTCTGTCGGTTTGTCAGTCTGTCCCGACCAATTCCCGTAATGATCTCGAAAACAGCAGCCGGGAGCGCGTGGTTGGCTATATTCTCAAAtgagtagaaaaataataatactttattgaaatattatgCTGAAAGACTtgcaaaattaaataaattcaatgtttGTTATTCATTCGATAATATGTCTAGTAATGCCAGTTATCGATATCAAAGTAACGgtcaaataaatttcagttaaGAAATCCGAGAAAACCCCGGGATTTATTTCATCTAGGTTTTGTATACACCTTGTTGTGTACGAATCAAATTTAATAGACAGGTTATTAATGTTAATATAAAGGTTTATATTGAACAATACGTTTACATAAATTGTAGACCAAATGTGCCAACGCAGACTCACAACACAAtctgtatattattttataatagtATATTAAGACAAGACAATGAAACTTACCAGGGTAAGTAACTGACTACGCATGCGCAAAACAATTGGATTCTATTTGTCTATACCACGGTAATATTTTCGGCTGTAAGACAGGGGAGCCAACTTACTCGAAACGAGGCGTCAATTcgcgaattgaaattatgttcGATGACTCGTAGCAGTTATCAGTCATCAGTCAGTGAACAATGAAAGTTTGCCTAGCCTTCTCAAATCACTACATTAACTATTAAAGCTCTGTTAtagcttaaaaaaaattctcatcagTTACATGCATAACCTCCGTCAGCCAAGACTGATAGCTCAAGTTTGAGTTAACCAGCCTGCGTGAAGATCCGACAAagttcgcgcatgcgcagtcgatTCGAACACTCAATGTGCTTAGAATAAGGTGTGCTGTTTTCCTCTCTATACAATAGCACAATATAGTTCGGTCAAACCTGTATTCAATACTGTATTTCATAGTAGGCACTGCAGGGATTAAACTTAGTCAAACGGTTCCTGAATTATTTCTATAGGATGTAACAGTTAACAGACGTGTAATGTAAATGTAGACAGGCAAAGCTTATCAATCGACATGAATCTATAatttacgtatataattttatccTAAGAAGAGGTTACGGAGTCCACCGGTTGACCTTTGCCGCCGTTCCGCACAAAATGCTTTCCAGTCTTGATTTTCCTTCGGATCCGTGGGCCCCCAATGCCTATTTGGAGTAAACGCCCTCCGGAAagtctgaaattgaaaattaaatatggcAATGAATAAGCATATGAAATACACGTCTTTTTCGGTGTAGAACTAATTGATTATTATTGCACAAGCACATGGTTTTTAAAAGGTGTAGAATATAACATTCATATTGTACAACAAATAGTTGGACAATCGTAACACTCTTTAGTGGCAGAAAATACTCCAAAACAGTATAtcgttgaattaattattataacagTGGCGGAATTGACTAACCATGTAATTTCATTTACTGTAGAGTAATGACGCCAAGAATATCATCGTATTTTAGTGTTTCAAGTAGCTTGTGAGGTTACTCGTACATTATTCAATATAAAGAAAGTTTCTTATGAATCATTGTACAACTTCACTTTACTCAAGTCCAATTACCCGATTTAAATAATGCGCGTACTGACTGCAGTGTCTCATTGTTGGAGCGCTCGACTGACCGGGTAGCGCATACATTAATCTCCATATATTCGAGGTGAGATTTGGAATTTCGAAATACTCAATACTTTGCTTAACCATACGATTGAATCGTGATCTGGGCATCTACAGAATTATACTATTCAGCTGTGaataaaatcataaataaatgCAAGGAGCTCCGTGAAATAAACCGGAAAGGCATTATATTGCGTTGTTCTCACGCGTTTCTGCTCGAGCGATAAAATCTGTGAGAGATGAACTTTTTTCTAATACTGAAATTCTACCGTTGcagtttgaataaatttgtacaTAAATTCGAGGAGCTTCGCGAAGTGAACCGGAACTGCATCGAGTTGTTCGTACGCGATTCTGCTCGCGGTTGAGTGTTTCAGTCGTCACTTTGCAAGTTTTGTATTCAAATTTGTATTGACTATGGGAGCCAGTAAGTAAGTGATTCGCAATGAAtaggaaataaataattttaatgccTAATAATCAATAGccatttgttttcaataaattacgTCATTTTATTGTTCCACACATTTTTGCGAATGTGCCGGCGTCATGTGAGGCTAGCCGGCTCCGATCTTCTGGGAATGAGCTCGGATggtgtggaaaaaattaattcttcgCCAAATAATTAGTTATTCTCAAAGAATAAGCAACTGCGGTGTCAGTGGTTTAATAGCAATTAAATAGCAATAAATTCtggtatttttcaaaaattcattaaattttttctgtaccTACGGGTCTGCCAGCTTCACGTTACGCTAGCTGACCCCGATTTTCCGGAAATCGGCTGGAGCAACGAAATCGATTTTAGAGTAATTAATTCGCAATTACAAAGCAACAAATAAGTGAATCGTCTTTGTGATGGACTGCTGACATGGCTCTGCTAGCTCTACAGATCTGTCACCTTCAacatgtttgaaaaaatatacgactTTGAAGTGTAACTTACCAATTTAATTGATGATGACCTGTTCTTAATCAGAGCTAGGCAGATCCAGAATATCAGTTGAATGATTCCGAAACTGAAGATAACCCAGCCGAAAGCTGTAAATTGATAATGGAATCAGATTAGGACACATAAATACCCCAAGTCTATAACCTTACGTTATACCACTCTCAATTTGATGTTAATAATTACATAGTATCCAAAGCAGCACAAGTTCGACTCACATTTGACTTATCGTGGGCAGAAAATAAAGTCGGAGACAGATGAAGAGGGTGTCTTTGAAGTCAGTAGTTGACTACATTGTCAACCATGCGCTCAAGATTATCCATTAGAACGTAAATTGACAGTCAATAGTGTGAAGTCGACTGTAAATTGATTTGACCtcatcaaaaaataatcaggcgaaactttgaaatttgtaaaactaCTAGATTTTTTTTGATCCCATTACATTCACTAAGGCAAGATCTATAcgatattcaattttagtTCTGGCGTTGTCTCGATCTTGgaagtttttttaatttaaactttTGGCTTATTGACAGTCATTACTACATCTTACGCGAACGGTCATCTTCTGCCTGACTTTCTGCCAACacttgatcaaatttttcatttgttaacATTGTGTCGGCTTTAATTAGTCAAATGTTAGTCGTCATTTCAACAACTCCGCTACCTGGGATTCCTTATACTATCTATCGTGATAATAGCGAATTCAGTACTGAAATAAGTTTTTAACCTAtgttacgagaaaaaaaaaacagtaatataaaaaaaagggtacactttgcacttttttttatatcgctGCGAATTCAGTAGAATGTAATACACACCGTAAGCAGCACTCGGAAAGTATTCGTCATTGTATGTAACATCCTCGTAAACGGCAAACGTGTAGACGAGAACAATGATCATAAGTAGGGGTGTAATCAACAGCCAGCACAAGCGCCAGTAAAGACCCGGTCGGTATCCTAACATGAATTCAACGTCGTTGAGAAAGTTGTTGAGTCCGTAAATCCAAAATATAGTTGTAACTTCGGTCACTCCAACAATGATCGCTGTAAAAGTTCCGCCGTAATAGTCAACCAGAGTTAAGATCCATTGCCCACCCTGAAATTTTAAAAGGGTGTGAGTTCTTCCGTTACATTCATCAGTGCTTGATGGAAGTTTCAAGTAACATATTTCGAACAGGATTTCTTTAAATCAAAAACAGAATTTGCATTATATCCACTTCATAACGATCGATTTACGCAAAATGATCGCGAAAGAGTAATCCATTCTACAGCTATCTACGAAAAAccgtgaaattttcacgaataatTCGATTCAAAAACTACGATCGCGTTCGAGGTTCCctaaaaatcagaatgatTTTCATAGGAATTCATAGACATTTTTTCCACCAGTGTCGGAGGTGGTCGAGTTACTGTAACGAAATGCCCCACATGCTGTTTAATGACTCGAATGGTCATTGTTTCTGTGCTTACCGGAGTGACGTATGTGAGACCCAGGAGAAAGCCGATGATACTGATGACACCGACAACGTACATCTGTTTGAACGATGTGAAGCGATCCGTAATCACACTGGCAATTACGCCGACGAGGGATTGCGCGCTGCCAATTCCCAACACGAACATCATTATGAAGAACAGAACAGCAAAGAGTTGAGGAACTGCCGGAAATCGCGCTAATGCCTCAGGATACGATATGAAAGCCAGTCCGGTGCCACTGCGAACAACGGTGCCGATATCGTCTGTTCCCATCTCATGTGCTAAATTTCCGAGTATCCCGAATATCGTGCAACCAGCCATGAAGCTCGTGAACGTGTCCAATGTGGTAACGATCATTACAGCCCTGAAATCATAATCTGATAATGTTTTTCGTACCACGTGTGTTTATTTCGAGCGATTTCTCCAATAAACGCAACAATCgcatcaatttttgttttccttcttCATTATACAAAAATCCAATTTTATGGTACTGTTTAGGTAATAATTTTGACTGATTGTCTGCACCTTCGTTACTTCAAAAATGTCGCAGGACTGTAAAAGGTTctttgcaagaaaaattttctgcactCACTTTTCACCACATAAtatcgcaaattttttattagctTCTGACCTGAACCTTTCAAATGATGCACTTGATTGTCGATTCGAATTAGGAATATGCGTTTGATAAGTATTCATTGTATTTTACCTGTAGAGATTGTGACGGAAGTTGTTGTAAGATGAAAACATAATGATCGCACCCATGCACACGCTGAGGGAGAAGAAACACTGTGTTATGGCAGCATACCACACCCCTGGTTGATAAAGCTTATGCCAATCCGGTGTGACAAAGAAGAGTATGCCATTCGCGGCGCCTTCCAATGTCAGTGCTCTGATCAGTAGTGTGATCATCATCACGTACGGAAAGAGGGCTAGAAAATATGCTGCCTTGCCAGCACTCTTAACACCCCGGAATTGAACAAAGAAAACACACACCCAACTGACTGCAAGGCAGAGAGTTAATTCCCACGAAGGAACTCCTATCCCATCTTCGATACTGTCTATTTCTTTGAGAACGATCTTCctgaaaatcaaacaaaaatgaCATCAgtttgtgtgaaaaaatatttgaggcATTTCGAGTTACGCTCGCttgcaaaaaattgattttccaCCACATCTTATCGTGGATTCAAACTTCGAAACAATTTCAAGATTAGTTGGATTTAAAATCTCGAAGAATTGATCAAGTTATATTATAGCTACCAAAACTGAACCACGCATCTCATATACTcgtattcaatttcaaattgaagGACTTCCCCCTCGTATCGCTATTGCTGGGAAACCGATATCcacttaattttttcaagcacTTCTGGCCGTCACCGTGTCTAGAGCtcgattcaaaatttgaaaactagcGCGTTACCTCCAGATCGCCTCGTTTCTGCGTGATTGTAGCGCCCGACTCCAGTGGCTAATCCAAGAAACTTTTAAGCCCGGAGAGCCGAAATATACCAATTCTAATATTTCCAACATCGTCGAAATCGTCAGTTGGATCAAGAATTTACGAGTTTTTCACGAGGCGTGTGACAAAAATTAGTGCATTGTTAATAAACAAAGATCGCAACCATGTAGCAATTACGGCCTAATTTGCATATGCCCTAAACTTGAAAGCAAACAAGATAATGCAAGGGATTTACTCAgatttactttgaaaaatatcgatcttagaaaaaaatgcaaagtcCAAAGTTGTggcaaaattgaatttcctaCAAGTTTGGTATTTACGATGtatcgttaaaatttaaaatggctgagttattgaaaaacacattttttataacattcaAAGTGGCGGACATAAGCATCAGCAGGATTTAGTCActattttttgtcttttttttttacctactCGCATTAACTCTAccatttgatatttttatatacgCTCTAATACTACCACGTCTTTCGGGTTATAATTAGGTTTTTACGCATATCCAAAGCGAACGTCAACAGTCCTTGGAAAGGAGTATGTAATTTAACAATAATGCGTTTGTCATCATGTAAAAAAAGTAGCAGAAATGCAATTATAAATGTCGTTCAAAACAGTCAGACGTATACAACTGGGAAATAGGATCTAAGGATTAATGTTGTACACGTAACGAATCAGTAATATCACAAGTACCTAAAAATCATTCGCCCACGTTGATGTTATGTAATTGTTGTCGCGTGTATTTGCGTATGCATATCTGTATTTGTGCCACGTCTCGTAATCTAAACCAGATCTCCGGTTCATTTGTCTTGAAAATCACTGACCTGAAGTATAATTCAGAAGAGCTCGATAGTGTTGTATTGTCCAAAGTAACATTACTCGATCCGCTTGCATCGACGCAAGTCCCAGCCCATTCCTCTCGGCAATAGGACCATGGAAGTGTTGACTGAAAACTCACGAATAGATAGTATATTGTCAGCGCCATCAAAGAACAGTAATAAGTAACGACCCAAAATGCTGCAAGCGCGTGGCCATATCCAactcctaaaaaaaaaaaaaatacacggtATTACAATATCTCAATTCCTTGGTGTCCAACAGTGCTCTTATGGTATCCACTGTCTCACAACGCGCTGAGGTGCATAACGTGTATAAATTGATTAAATCTAAAAATGCTAA from Neodiprion virginianus isolate iyNeoVirg1 chromosome 3, iyNeoVirg1.1, whole genome shotgun sequence encodes the following:
- the LOC124300153 gene encoding sodium-dependent nutrient amino acid transporter 1-like isoform X1 — encoded protein: METTKKHEDYDNAGYEEDTGAKTENPPPFQFDHPPPGPKAAERIQWGSSWEFLMSCIATSVGLGNIWRFPYTAYQNGGGAFLIPYVIVLFVVGKPFYYLEATLGQFTSQSCVNVWSVSPAMKGVGYGHALAAFWVVTYYCSLMALTIYYLFVSFQSTLPWSYCREEWAGTCVDASGSSNVTLDNTTLSSSSELYFRKIVLKEIDSIEDGIGVPSWELTLCLAVSWVCVFFVQFRGVKSAGKAAYFLALFPYVMMITLLIRALTLEGAANGILFFVTPDWHKLYQPGVWYAAITQCFFSLSVCMGAIIMFSSYNNFRHNLYRAVMIVTTLDTFTSFMAGCTIFGILGNLAHEMGTDDIGTVVRSGTGLAFISYPEALARFPAVPQLFAVLFFIMMFVLGIGSAQSLVGVIASVITDRFTSFKQMYVVGVISIIGFLLGLTYVTPGGQWILTLVDYYGGTFTAIIVGVTEVTTIFWIYGLNNFLNDVEFMLGYRPGLYWRLCWLLITPLLMIIVLVYTFAVYEDVTYNDEYFPSAAYAFGWVIFSFGIIQLIFWICLALIKNRSSSIKLTFRRAFTPNRHWGPTDPKENQDWKAFCAERRQRSTGGLRNLFLG
- the LOC124300153 gene encoding sodium-dependent nutrient amino acid transporter 1-like isoform X2 — protein: MSCIATSVGLGNIWRFPYTAYQNGGGAFLIPYVIVLFVVGKPFYYLEATLGQFTSQSCVNVWSVSPAMKGVGYGHALAAFWVVTYYCSLMALTIYYLFVSFQSTLPWSYCREEWAGTCVDASGSSNVTLDNTTLSSSSELYFRKIVLKEIDSIEDGIGVPSWELTLCLAVSWVCVFFVQFRGVKSAGKAAYFLALFPYVMMITLLIRALTLEGAANGILFFVTPDWHKLYQPGVWYAAITQCFFSLSVCMGAIIMFSSYNNFRHNLYRAVMIVTTLDTFTSFMAGCTIFGILGNLAHEMGTDDIGTVVRSGTGLAFISYPEALARFPAVPQLFAVLFFIMMFVLGIGSAQSLVGVIASVITDRFTSFKQMYVVGVISIIGFLLGLTYVTPGGQWILTLVDYYGGTFTAIIVGVTEVTTIFWIYGLNNFLNDVEFMLGYRPGLYWRLCWLLITPLLMIIVLVYTFAVYEDVTYNDEYFPSAAYAFGWVIFSFGIIQLIFWICLALIKNRSSSIKLTFRRAFTPNRHWGPTDPKENQDWKAFCAERRQRSTGGLRNLFLG